In Nitrospira sp., a single genomic region encodes these proteins:
- a CDS encoding universal stress protein, translating to MKIMLAVDGSDPSLKVVRALRYFRRADRLVLLHVLNVPRPAYPMMMPDVAEELYHGLERSMREDGERLLDRMQSLLPPHAGPAAKMLRVGSPAEVIATKVEEEQVDLVMLGARGLGPIKERVLGSVSHAVLHKMPCPLLVLH from the coding sequence ATGAAGATCATGTTGGCCGTTGACGGATCGGATCCATCGCTTAAAGTGGTTCGGGCCTTGAGGTACTTTCGGAGGGCGGACCGGCTCGTCCTGCTTCATGTCCTCAACGTCCCGAGACCCGCCTATCCGATGATGATGCCGGATGTGGCGGAGGAACTCTATCACGGGCTCGAGCGGAGCATGCGTGAAGACGGTGAACGGTTGTTGGACCGAATGCAATCGCTGCTCCCGCCTCATGCAGGCCCCGCCGCCAAGATGCTTCGAGTTGGCTCGCCGGCCGAGGTGATTGCGACCAAGGTGGAGGAGGAGCAAGTCGATCTGGTCATGCTGGGCGCGCGAGGGCTTGGGCCGATCAAGGAGCGGGTGCTCGGCAGCGTTTCGCACGCGGTATTGCATAAGATGCCATGTCCCCTTCTCGTATTGCACTAG
- the fdhF gene encoding formate dehydrogenase subunit alpha, protein MNLTINGHVVAAEPGETVYAAAHKAGISIPSLCLSHHLAPFGSCRLCLCEIEGQSGTPASCTTPVRPNMVVRTESEELSRHRHNIVELYLSEQPDGESSGPLHELAVAHGVDRVRYPDGGHRKKRAPVRDDSNPFFTFDNRICISCARCVRACEEIQGTNALTMVGRGFWTMPVAGIGPLSGEAGGYATSNCVSCGACVKECPTGALSENTVLRQGHPAHTVRTTCAYCGVGCAFEAGVRDGQVVQMLPADDGPSNLGHACMKGRFGWTYITAEDRLRAPLLREGNRWKEISWDAALEYVAREFSRIKTAHGLDSLATISSSRGTNEENYLFGKFMRCVIGTNHIDNCARVCHSATVTGMMETLGASAATNSIEDLDLAKVIMVVGANPMESHPVVGARIKRAHRRGVPLIVIDPRRTELARLADLHLQLEPGTNVALLNGMGHVIVQEHLVDQQFVRERTEGLVEWMKAVADCTPGKTEQVTGVPVHLIREAARRYASSGASLCMHGLGVTEHRWGSHGVIALVNLALATGNIGRPGTGINPLRGQNNVQGASDVGCLPTYFAGYQSLDDPELSARHQFITGRPLPAKRGMKTPDMWDAALDGRLQALWIIGYDVAQTDPNLKKVHAALRQVECLVVQDLFMSETAKFAHLVLPGASFLEKDGTFTNLERRIQRIRKAVDPPQGVLPDWRVVCEVSNRMGYPMTYAHPSEIMDEIARLTPMFAGVSYDRLDDHAGLQWPIPDGAHEGTPLMHRDTFSKGKAHFVAVDYLPPGEVAGEEYPFVLTTGRILQHYNCGSQTRRTDILALVDADVLEMHPLDMEQLHLTEGAIVRLVSARGEAILAVVRSERVLPRHLFTSFHFPASTVNELLSSSADESSKCPEYKVSAVRVEPMDLDALDPEDEVELRQIRRQLIL, encoded by the coding sequence ATGAACCTTACCATTAACGGACATGTCGTGGCGGCTGAACCGGGTGAGACCGTCTATGCCGCCGCTCACAAGGCCGGCATCTCGATCCCCAGTCTCTGCCTCTCGCATCACCTGGCTCCCTTCGGCTCCTGTCGCCTCTGCCTGTGCGAAATCGAGGGACAATCAGGCACTCCGGCATCCTGCACGACGCCGGTTCGGCCGAATATGGTGGTACGAACAGAGAGCGAAGAACTGTCCCGCCATCGGCACAATATCGTCGAGCTGTATTTGTCCGAACAACCGGACGGCGAGTCGTCAGGACCGTTGCACGAGCTGGCGGTCGCTCATGGAGTGGATCGAGTCCGTTATCCCGACGGCGGGCACCGAAAAAAACGCGCGCCGGTACGGGACGACTCGAATCCATTCTTCACGTTCGACAACAGGATCTGCATCTCCTGCGCGCGCTGCGTCCGAGCATGCGAGGAGATCCAAGGCACAAATGCCCTGACGATGGTGGGGCGAGGATTCTGGACGATGCCGGTCGCCGGGATCGGTCCCCTGTCAGGTGAGGCGGGAGGATATGCGACGTCGAACTGCGTATCCTGCGGAGCCTGCGTGAAGGAATGTCCGACCGGAGCGCTCTCGGAAAACACCGTGCTCCGACAGGGACACCCCGCTCACACCGTCCGCACCACCTGCGCCTATTGCGGCGTGGGCTGCGCGTTTGAGGCCGGCGTGCGTGACGGACAGGTCGTGCAGATGCTTCCGGCAGACGATGGTCCCTCCAATCTCGGCCATGCCTGTATGAAAGGCCGCTTCGGCTGGACCTATATCACTGCTGAGGACCGACTACGGGCTCCGTTACTCCGGGAAGGAAACCGCTGGAAGGAGATTTCCTGGGACGCCGCACTGGAGTATGTCGCACGGGAATTCTCACGGATTAAAACCGCGCACGGCCTCGATTCGCTGGCCACGATTTCCTCGAGTCGTGGGACGAACGAAGAGAATTATCTGTTCGGCAAGTTCATGCGATGCGTGATCGGAACCAATCACATCGATAATTGCGCCCGAGTCTGCCACAGCGCAACGGTGACCGGCATGATGGAAACGCTGGGGGCCTCCGCCGCCACCAATTCGATCGAAGATCTGGACCTCGCCAAGGTCATCATGGTCGTGGGAGCCAACCCGATGGAGTCTCATCCGGTCGTCGGAGCGAGGATCAAGCGGGCTCATCGACGCGGAGTCCCGTTGATCGTGATCGATCCGCGCCGAACCGAATTGGCTCGGCTGGCCGATCTGCACCTGCAGCTCGAACCGGGCACCAATGTGGCGTTACTGAACGGGATGGGGCACGTCATTGTTCAAGAACATCTCGTCGATCAGCAGTTCGTGCGTGAGCGAACGGAAGGACTGGTCGAATGGATGAAGGCAGTCGCGGACTGCACGCCGGGAAAGACCGAACAGGTCACCGGGGTGCCGGTCCATCTTATTCGAGAGGCGGCGCGTCGCTATGCCTCAAGCGGTGCGTCGCTGTGTATGCACGGACTCGGCGTGACGGAGCATCGCTGGGGCAGTCATGGAGTGATCGCCCTTGTGAACCTCGCGTTAGCCACCGGAAATATCGGCAGACCGGGAACCGGCATCAATCCGCTGCGCGGACAGAACAACGTGCAGGGAGCATCGGACGTCGGCTGTCTTCCGACCTATTTTGCCGGTTATCAGTCTTTGGATGACCCCGAACTGTCGGCGCGACATCAATTCATCACCGGCCGTCCCCTGCCGGCGAAGCGAGGTATGAAGACGCCGGATATGTGGGATGCCGCGCTCGATGGTCGCCTACAGGCACTCTGGATCATCGGCTACGACGTGGCGCAGACCGATCCGAATCTCAAGAAGGTCCATGCAGCACTCCGGCAGGTCGAGTGTCTGGTGGTGCAGGATCTCTTCATGAGCGAGACCGCCAAGTTCGCTCATCTGGTGCTGCCCGGCGCGTCCTTCTTGGAAAAGGACGGCACGTTCACCAACCTGGAACGGCGGATTCAGCGGATCAGGAAGGCGGTGGACCCGCCGCAGGGGGTTCTCCCGGATTGGCGCGTGGTCTGCGAGGTGTCGAATCGCATGGGTTATCCGATGACCTACGCCCACCCATCCGAGATCATGGACGAGATCGCACGACTGACCCCCATGTTTGCGGGCGTTTCATATGACCGGTTGGACGACCACGCCGGCTTACAGTGGCCGATTCCGGACGGCGCGCACGAAGGGACGCCTCTGATGCACCGGGATACATTCTCCAAAGGCAAAGCGCACTTCGTCGCGGTGGACTATCTGCCCCCTGGCGAAGTGGCGGGCGAAGAATACCCGTTCGTCCTGACGACGGGACGCATTCTGCAGCACTATAATTGCGGATCTCAAACAAGGCGGACGGACATCCTGGCCTTAGTGGATGCCGACGTGTTGGAAATGCACCCGCTCGATATGGAGCAGCTGCATCTGACTGAAGGTGCGATCGTCCGGCTGGTGAGTGCCAGGGGGGAAGCGATTCTCGCGGTCGTGAGAAGCGAGCGTGTGCTTCCCCGGCATCTCTTCACCAGCTTTCATTTCCCGGCTTCAACCGTTAACGAATTGCTCTCATCGAGCGCCGACGAAAGTTCAAAGTGCCCTGAATACAAGGTATCGGCCGTCCGTGTGGAACCGATGGACCTGGATGCGCTCGATCCGGAAGATGAAGTGGAACTCCGACAGATTCGCAGACAACTCATACTTTAG
- the pfp gene encoding diphosphate--fructose-6-phosphate 1-phosphotransferase has product MTLQRTTVGILVGGGPAPGINSVISAVTIRSIVGECNVVGILDGLKWLMEGNTNHARPLSIEAVSRIHFDGGSLLGTSRANPTKKAEYLDNVLSSLERLGVTRLVTIGGDDTAFSALRLEERSAGRIQIVHVPKTIDNDLDLPYGIPTFGFQTARHFGVQIVKNLMVDAQTTSRWYFAVTMGRKAGHLALGIGKAASATLTVIPEEFRERPVKLRHLVDVLIGTIIKRLNAGRPHGVVVLAEGLIEILDPHDLGGLEHVERDEHGHRRLADVDVGDLLRREVTKDLQVLGISTTIVAKDIGYELRCADPIPYDIEYTRDLGYCAAQYLIDGGTAAMVSIQDGRFTPIPFKRMVDPLSGRTKVRMVDTASPAYQIARQYMVRLGAEDFNNPVQLSRYCALVGLSEEVFRHRFQPPSV; this is encoded by the coding sequence ATGACATTGCAGAGGACGACTGTCGGCATCCTGGTGGGCGGGGGACCGGCTCCCGGCATCAATAGCGTCATCAGCGCCGTCACGATTCGAAGTATTGTCGGCGAGTGTAACGTCGTCGGCATTTTGGACGGCTTGAAATGGTTGATGGAAGGGAATACGAATCACGCGCGGCCGCTTTCGATTGAGGCAGTGAGCCGCATTCATTTTGATGGTGGCTCGCTCTTGGGGACCTCCCGCGCGAATCCCACGAAGAAGGCAGAATACCTCGACAATGTACTGTCGTCTCTCGAGCGCCTTGGAGTCACTCGTCTGGTGACCATTGGGGGAGATGATACGGCATTCTCGGCGCTGAGGCTCGAAGAACGGTCTGCCGGTCGCATTCAGATCGTACATGTGCCGAAAACTATCGACAACGACCTCGATCTCCCTTACGGCATTCCGACTTTTGGGTTCCAAACAGCGCGCCATTTCGGCGTGCAGATTGTCAAGAACCTTATGGTAGACGCTCAAACCACCTCACGCTGGTACTTCGCAGTGACCATGGGCAGAAAGGCCGGCCATTTGGCGCTGGGAATCGGGAAGGCCGCAAGCGCAACATTGACGGTGATTCCTGAAGAATTCAGGGAGCGACCCGTTAAACTTCGGCACCTCGTAGATGTCCTGATTGGGACCATCATCAAGCGTCTCAATGCCGGACGACCCCACGGCGTCGTTGTGTTGGCTGAGGGACTAATTGAAATTTTGGATCCCCACGATCTCGGAGGCTTGGAGCACGTCGAACGGGATGAGCATGGTCATCGCCGCCTTGCCGATGTGGATGTGGGTGATCTGTTGCGGCGGGAAGTGACAAAGGACCTGCAGGTCTTGGGGATTTCCACCACCATCGTGGCCAAGGACATCGGCTATGAATTGCGTTGCGCGGATCCGATTCCATACGACATTGAGTACACTCGCGATCTTGGATATTGTGCGGCACAATATCTCATCGACGGAGGGACAGCCGCCATGGTGTCGATCCAGGACGGCAGGTTTACCCCTATTCCGTTCAAGCGCATGGTGGACCCGCTCAGTGGCCGGACGAAGGTCAGGATGGTGGATACGGCTTCGCCGGCATATCAGATTGCCCGCCAATACATGGTTCGGCTCGGAGCGGAGGATTTCAACAATCCCGTACAGCTGAGCCGCTACTGCGCTTTGGTCGGACTTTCAGAGGAGGTATTCAGGCACCGGTTCCAGCCGCCGTCTGTTTGA
- a CDS encoding NAD(P)H-dependent oxidoreductase subunit E: MPDQPSLDRNLDQLLSEECGRSGPSDKPKLLKVLLAVQERMGYVPPHSIPQIARRVGATEADVAGVLSYYPDLRTFAPGRHVIRICMGESCFANRCSRVLRALNDHLGIVIGETDAGRRFTLEKVYCMGNCAVAPTVAVNQDLFGRVEPEQIPSIVDCYR; the protein is encoded by the coding sequence ATGCCAGACCAACCTTCACTCGACCGCAACCTCGATCAACTCCTGTCGGAGGAGTGCGGTCGTTCCGGACCCTCCGACAAGCCGAAACTTCTCAAGGTCTTGTTAGCCGTCCAGGAGCGGATGGGATACGTACCGCCTCACTCCATCCCGCAGATTGCACGGCGGGTCGGCGCCACCGAGGCCGACGTCGCCGGAGTCCTGTCGTACTATCCGGACCTGCGTACCTTCGCGCCGGGACGTCACGTGATTCGTATCTGCATGGGAGAGTCCTGTTTCGCAAACCGTTGCAGTCGCGTCCTGCGCGCCCTCAACGACCATCTGGGCATTGTCATCGGCGAAACGGACGCCGGGCGTCGCTTCACCCTTGAAAAGGTCTATTGCATGGGCAACTGCGCGGTGGCGCCAACCGTGGCGGTGAATCAGGATCTCTTCGGGCGAGTCGAACCAGAGCAGATTCCGTCCATCGTGGATTGCTACCGATGA
- a CDS encoding DUF2934 domain-containing protein, with amino-acid sequence MGAMVKPAKRAKPEPRRSAPRPQKAITLPGDLWERISNKAYELWEQRGRLEDHALRDWLDAEAIVMEEVHEARE; translated from the coding sequence ATGGGTGCGATGGTGAAGCCAGCCAAGAGGGCCAAGCCGGAGCCTAGACGGTCTGCCCCTCGCCCACAGAAAGCGATCACGCTGCCGGGCGATCTCTGGGAGCGCATTTCGAACAAGGCGTACGAATTGTGGGAACAGCGTGGGCGCCTGGAAGACCATGCGCTCCGTGACTGGCTGGATGCGGAGGCAATCGTGATGGAAGAAGTCCATGAAGCGCGGGAATGA
- a CDS encoding adenylyl-sulfate kinase, which yields MVPDDKLSPRRRLNPDHTSSRTPRLSPFAVWLTGLPASGKSTIVSRLRPELEALDLTVEVLESDEVRRILTPTPTYSEMERDLFYRALAFLGARLVAHGVTVLFDATATKRSHRDLARALIPRFIEVSVECPLEVCIRRDCKDTYRRGSRGDTSTVPGLQVPYEPAADPELRIDTTAVSPADAAREIVTLIRTRWSAL from the coding sequence ATGGTGCCTGATGACAAACTCTCGCCGAGGCGGCGGTTGAATCCTGATCACACCTCATCCAGAACGCCTCGCCTGTCTCCTTTCGCCGTCTGGCTTACCGGGCTTCCGGCGTCGGGAAAGAGCACGATCGTCTCCCGGCTGCGGCCTGAGCTGGAAGCCCTGGACTTGACCGTGGAGGTGCTGGAATCAGACGAAGTGCGACGCATTCTCACTCCCACCCCTACGTACTCGGAGATGGAGCGGGATTTGTTCTACCGTGCCCTGGCCTTTCTGGGCGCGCGTCTGGTCGCACACGGTGTCACGGTGCTGTTCGACGCCACAGCCACGAAACGGAGTCATCGGGATCTGGCTCGAGCGCTTATCCCACGTTTCATCGAGGTGTCCGTGGAGTGCCCGCTGGAAGTCTGCATACGGCGAGATTGCAAGGATACCTACCGTCGCGGCAGCAGGGGAGACACATCGACTGTGCCCGGCTTACAGGTACCCTACGAGCCGGCAGCGGATCCGGAATTGCGGATCGACACCACCGCCGTCTCTCCGGCGGACGCCGCCCGGGAGATCGTCACCCTCATCCGGACGCGATGGTCCGCCCTTTGA
- a CDS encoding formate/nitrite transporter family protein — MEPVATSSALPLDAYAPAQIAVRVRDVGMTKATLPVPTMLALALLAGAFIGLGALFYTVTITTGPADPPTAIGLVRLAGGVTFSLGLILVVVGGAELFTGNNLIAMAWASGRVTALQVLRNWVWVYLGNLIGAIGTALLIWLADVQSLNDGAVGDTMVRIARAKVSLDPLSALTGGILCNVLVCLALWLCIGARGVADKILAIIFPISAFVACGFEHSIANMYFLPIGIILTSGGAAPIALAGALNNLLLVTIGDILGGTILVASVYWFVYLRGEGERQSARVR, encoded by the coding sequence ATGGAGCCCGTCGCGACATCGTCTGCATTACCGCTCGACGCCTATGCCCCCGCGCAGATTGCCGTGCGGGTGCGCGACGTCGGCATGACCAAGGCCACCCTTCCTGTTCCCACGATGCTTGCCTTGGCGCTGTTGGCGGGAGCATTCATCGGCTTAGGCGCACTCTTCTACACCGTGACCATCACGACGGGACCCGCCGATCCACCGACGGCCATCGGGCTTGTGCGGCTGGCGGGCGGCGTGACATTCAGTTTGGGACTCATCCTTGTGGTAGTCGGCGGGGCGGAACTCTTCACCGGCAATAATCTGATCGCGATGGCTTGGGCGTCCGGCCGCGTGACCGCTCTGCAAGTCCTTCGGAACTGGGTGTGGGTCTATCTCGGCAACTTGATTGGAGCGATCGGAACCGCGTTGTTGATCTGGCTGGCCGACGTGCAGAGTCTGAATGACGGCGCGGTCGGAGACACGATGGTGCGGATCGCGCGAGCCAAGGTGTCGCTTGATCCTCTATCGGCCCTTACCGGAGGAATTCTCTGCAACGTGCTCGTGTGCCTCGCCCTGTGGTTGTGCATAGGCGCGCGCGGCGTCGCCGATAAGATTCTGGCGATCATTTTCCCGATCAGCGCCTTCGTGGCCTGCGGGTTTGAACATTCCATCGCCAACATGTACTTTCTCCCCATCGGAATCATTCTGACATCAGGCGGCGCCGCGCCAATTGCGCTGGCCGGCGCCCTCAACAATCTGCTGCTCGTGACGATCGGGGATATTCTCGGCGGGACAATCCTCGTGGCCTCGGTGTATTGGTTTGTGTATCTCCGCGGAGAAGGCGAGAGGCAGTCTGCACGCGTTCGGTAA
- a CDS encoding universal stress protein — MRIERILLATDFSSWARRAEDYACSLASLWNARLTIMSVLELVPGMNPDYPVNHQYLTERMRETSEQLAECKRRIEFREIFVSARIGTGLPSEEVVAAALAEDSDLVVLGTRGRSGLAHVLLGSTAERVIRTAPCPVLAVHLTATESSTPRPEITLERILVPIDFFDGSLDALEYAALLARQTKASIKVLHVLEPVAYGLDFTLGHAEERERTRERLMKRLDALSTALTAAGIPATSLIRGGIPGDTILDEARTWPGDLLVMGTHGRRGISHVLSGSIAEAVLRRAECPVLTVRNPKFHPSHQRVTLKSAL, encoded by the coding sequence ATGAGGATCGAGCGTATCCTGCTGGCAACGGATTTTTCTTCCTGGGCGCGTCGGGCGGAGGACTATGCCTGCTCTCTCGCCTCTCTCTGGAACGCTCGTCTGACCATTATGAGCGTCTTGGAATTGGTGCCGGGCATGAACCCCGACTACCCCGTCAATCATCAATATCTGACGGAGCGCATGCGAGAAACGTCGGAGCAGCTTGCCGAATGCAAACGACGCATCGAGTTTCGGGAGATCTTCGTTTCCGCCAGAATCGGAACCGGACTCCCGAGCGAAGAGGTGGTCGCCGCGGCTCTGGCGGAAGACTCCGACCTCGTCGTCCTGGGAACGAGGGGAAGGAGCGGATTGGCCCATGTGTTGCTTGGGAGCACGGCGGAGCGTGTGATCCGTACGGCGCCCTGTCCCGTTCTCGCCGTGCATCTGACAGCCACTGAGAGTTCGACTCCCAGGCCCGAGATCACGCTGGAACGGATTCTGGTCCCAATCGATTTTTTCGACGGTTCGCTGGACGCGCTGGAGTACGCCGCTTTGCTTGCCCGACAGACTAAGGCCTCCATCAAGGTTCTCCATGTTCTAGAACCGGTAGCCTACGGATTGGACTTCACGCTCGGGCATGCAGAAGAACGGGAGCGGACACGGGAGCGGTTGATGAAACGCCTCGATGCCCTGTCCACGGCGCTCACGGCCGCCGGCATCCCGGCAACCAGTCTGATTCGGGGAGGAATCCCTGGCGACACCATACTGGACGAAGCTCGGACCTGGCCGGGCGATCTCCTCGTAATGGGGACTCACGGACGGCGAGGAATCTCCCATGTGTTGAGCGGAAGCATCGCTGAAGCGGTGCTTCGTCGCGCAGAATGTCCGGTGCTGACCGTTCGGAATCCGAAATTCCATCCGAGCCATCAGCGAGTGACCCTGAAGTCTGCCTTGTAG
- a CDS encoding alpha/beta hydrolase, with protein sequence MPYGSCERPVTVSEGRLVLKGFLGLPHGAAGIVLFAHGSGSGRLSPRNRYVAHQLQQGGIATLLMDLLTEREAEDRRNVFDIDLLADRILIAGRWLRQDVLTKPLPHGYFGASTGAGAALRAAARVPSSIRAIVSRGGRPDLAEPYLAQVQAPTLLIVGEHDEEVIKLNRAAAGLLTCRKRLIIVPGATHLFEEPGTLEQVAGEALNWFQQVFASEGAGVVDEDHVGR encoded by the coding sequence ATGCCGTATGGAAGTTGCGAACGGCCTGTAACTGTGTCGGAAGGCAGGCTCGTGCTCAAGGGATTTCTCGGCCTCCCGCACGGGGCCGCCGGGATTGTCCTCTTTGCCCACGGCAGCGGAAGCGGGCGGTTGAGCCCTCGCAACCGCTACGTCGCGCATCAGCTTCAGCAGGGCGGAATCGCCACATTGCTGATGGATCTGTTGACGGAACGGGAAGCAGAGGATCGTCGTAACGTCTTCGACATCGACCTCCTTGCGGACCGAATATTGATCGCCGGCCGGTGGTTAAGACAAGACGTGCTGACCAAGCCGCTCCCGCACGGCTACTTCGGGGCGAGCACCGGCGCGGGCGCGGCGCTACGGGCCGCGGCCCGAGTCCCCTCTTCGATCAGGGCGATTGTCTCGCGCGGCGGGCGGCCGGATCTGGCCGAGCCGTATCTCGCGCAAGTACAGGCTCCGACCCTCCTCATCGTCGGTGAACACGACGAGGAGGTCATCAAGCTGAATCGGGCTGCTGCCGGTTTGCTGACCTGCCGGAAGCGACTCATCATAGTCCCTGGCGCGACCCATTTGTTCGAAGAACCGGGAACGCTGGAGCAGGTCGCCGGCGAGGCGCTGAACTGGTTTCAACAGGTATTTGCGTCAGAGGGAGCAGGAGTCGTCGATGAAGATCATGTTGGCCGTTGA
- a CDS encoding NADH-ubiquinone oxidoreductase-F iron-sulfur binding region domain-containing protein, protein MTPATLYLSNDTSSRAVGADRLAKQLRQQSNARLIRTSSRGAFFLEPMIERDVTEGREGRMVWCNVTASDLPNIVAGRGGVPLRSIPFLSAQSRFTFSNFGITQPLALDEYRTRGGFEGLERALDMARDSIIEELKIAGLRGRGGAAYPVWSKWQAARQTESDEKFVVVNADEGDAGTYCDRMVMEGDPFRLIEGMLICARAIGATKGYVYCRQEYPAAAGAMRAAVRKVEEAGLLELNGRPFAIDVVLGAGSYVCGEETALLESLEGRRGVVRAKPPYPAVSGLYRKPTIVSNVLTFATVPNILTRGGAWHASLGTDRSRGTIALQIGGRVAQPGLVEIPFGLSLRKVLDQFGGGMAAGSRFKAVQVGGPLGSLFPESKLDIPICYDSFSDAGAILGHGGIVVYDEDTDMVELARHFMAFTADESCGKCTPCRIGSLRGRELLDLVHGGRATKAELTLLTDLADTMRTASLCALGGRAPYPVLTAIEHFPGEFQTRLRAQEAGTG, encoded by the coding sequence ATGACCCCAGCCACGCTCTATCTCTCCAACGACACGTCGTCCCGGGCGGTCGGTGCGGACCGGCTCGCGAAGCAGCTCCGGCAACAGTCGAACGCCCGCCTCATCCGTACCTCCTCACGCGGTGCGTTCTTCCTCGAACCGATGATCGAACGGGATGTGACGGAAGGTCGCGAAGGTCGAATGGTCTGGTGCAACGTCACCGCCAGCGACCTTCCAAACATCGTTGCGGGACGAGGGGGAGTTCCGCTCCGTTCCATCCCGTTTCTCTCCGCTCAGAGCCGGTTCACTTTCTCGAACTTCGGGATCACGCAGCCGCTCGCCCTGGACGAATACAGGACGCGAGGCGGGTTTGAAGGACTCGAGAGGGCGCTGGACATGGCTCGCGATTCGATCATCGAGGAACTCAAGATTGCCGGCCTTCGCGGGCGCGGTGGGGCGGCCTATCCGGTCTGGAGCAAGTGGCAGGCAGCCCGGCAGACGGAATCTGACGAGAAATTCGTGGTCGTGAACGCGGATGAAGGCGACGCCGGCACCTATTGCGACCGAATGGTGATGGAAGGTGACCCGTTCCGTCTGATCGAAGGAATGCTGATTTGCGCCCGTGCGATCGGCGCGACGAAGGGATATGTGTATTGCCGACAGGAGTACCCGGCCGCAGCGGGGGCGATGCGGGCGGCGGTACGAAAGGTCGAGGAGGCGGGCCTGCTCGAACTCAACGGCCGGCCGTTCGCGATCGACGTCGTGCTGGGTGCCGGCTCCTATGTCTGCGGAGAAGAGACGGCCCTCCTGGAGTCATTGGAGGGGCGACGGGGTGTCGTGCGGGCCAAACCACCCTATCCGGCGGTCTCCGGCCTCTATCGGAAACCTACGATCGTCAGCAACGTGCTGACCTTTGCGACCGTGCCGAATATTCTTACCCGCGGCGGAGCCTGGCACGCGTCTCTCGGCACCGATCGATCGCGCGGAACGATCGCGCTGCAGATAGGCGGGCGGGTCGCGCAGCCTGGTCTCGTCGAAATTCCCTTCGGGCTGTCCTTGCGAAAAGTCCTCGACCAATTCGGCGGAGGGATGGCGGCCGGTTCCCGCTTCAAAGCGGTGCAGGTAGGAGGGCCGTTGGGCAGCCTGTTCCCGGAATCGAAACTGGACATTCCGATCTGCTACGACTCGTTTTCAGATGCGGGGGCGATCCTGGGCCACGGTGGCATCGTCGTCTACGACGAGGACACCGACATGGTGGAACTCGCGCGCCATTTCATGGCGTTTACGGCGGACGAATCCTGCGGCAAATGTACGCCTTGCCGGATCGGCTCGCTCCGAGGGCGGGAATTGCTGGACCTGGTTCACGGAGGCCGAGCGACGAAGGCTGAATTGACGCTGCTGACCGATCTGGCGGACACGATGAGAACGGCCAGTCTCTGCGCCCTGGGAGGCCGCGCGCCCTATCCGGTTCTGACAGCGATTGAACATTTCCCCGGCGAATTTCAGACACGCTTGAGAGCGCAGGAGGCAGGAACAGGCTGA
- a CDS encoding cupredoxin domain-containing protein, with translation MVNVWGWMTVAALSGLCWLATVVPVESQAVQSVEVTIRDFTFLITKEVPLRLGLPTVIHVRNDDAERHDFGSTMFEGLPTRIEKDGVIVYGRGLEGVMLDPKREATIRFNMERPGRYTFRCSIHPNMNGELLLLSAEAV, from the coding sequence ATGGTGAACGTATGGGGTTGGATGACGGTCGCCGCATTGTCGGGTCTCTGCTGGCTGGCCACGGTCGTACCGGTGGAATCCCAGGCTGTCCAGAGCGTGGAGGTGACGATCCGCGATTTTACGTTTCTGATCACCAAGGAGGTGCCGCTTCGTCTTGGTCTCCCGACCGTCATCCATGTCCGCAACGATGACGCCGAGCGGCACGACTTCGGGTCCACCATGTTCGAAGGACTGCCCACGAGGATCGAGAAAGACGGCGTCATCGTCTATGGGCGGGGGCTTGAAGGGGTGATGCTCGATCCGAAGCGGGAGGCGACCATCCGCTTCAACATGGAGCGACCCGGACGCTATACGTTTCGCTGTTCGATTCATCCGAATATGAACGGCGAGTTGCTGCTCTTGAGCGCAGAGGCGGTGTAG